Proteins from a single region of Streptomyces spinoverrucosus:
- a CDS encoding DUF4126 domain-containing protein encodes MSVLPLVFTSGWASGVNAYAVVLLLGFFGATGLSDEVPEALQRPEVLITAGVLFLCEAVADKIPYVDSVWDSVHTVIRPAAGAWVGALLAGQSGSLSDLAAGAIGGSTALASHAVKAGTRMAVNSSPEPFSNVIISVAEDLGVGGLVTFAIFHPEAAAIIAATLLVIGLTALYFLASRIRRFLRRRAQRREERRLAGRAGWPPG; translated from the coding sequence GTGTCCGTACTCCCCCTCGTCTTCACCAGCGGCTGGGCCAGCGGCGTCAACGCGTACGCCGTGGTGCTGCTGCTCGGCTTCTTCGGTGCGACGGGACTGAGCGACGAGGTCCCGGAGGCCCTGCAACGCCCCGAGGTGCTCATCACTGCGGGCGTGCTGTTCCTGTGCGAGGCGGTCGCCGACAAGATCCCGTACGTCGACTCCGTGTGGGACTCCGTGCACACGGTGATCCGGCCGGCCGCCGGCGCGTGGGTCGGGGCGCTGCTCGCCGGACAGAGCGGTTCGCTCTCCGATCTGGCGGCGGGCGCGATCGGGGGTTCGACGGCGCTGGCCAGCCATGCGGTCAAGGCCGGGACGCGGATGGCGGTCAACTCCTCGCCGGAGCCCTTCAGCAACGTGATCATCAGTGTGGCCGAGGACCTGGGCGTCGGCGGCCTGGTGACGTTCGCGATCTTCCACCCGGAGGCGGCGGCGATCATCGCGGCGACGCTGCTGGTCATCGGCCTGACCGCCCTGTACTTCCTCGCCTCCCGCATCCGCCGCTTCCTGCGCCGCAGAGCGCAACGCCGGGAGGAACGACGACTGGCGGGACGGGCGGGGTGGCCACCGGGCTGA
- a CDS encoding TetR/AcrR family transcriptional regulator → MESSSATSGASTRREATRQKLYEAAVTLIAEQGFSATTVDEIAERAGVAKGTVYYNFASKSVLFEELLRHGVGLLTASLREAAERTAKDGGTKVAALDAMIRAGLVFIDRYPAFTQLYVAELWRTNRAWQSTLLVVRQEAVAVVEDVLRGGIENGEFSEEIDVPLTAAALVGMVLVAALDWQAFQPERSLDDVHAALSRLLQGRVSGRP, encoded by the coding sequence ATGGAAAGCAGCAGCGCCACATCGGGGGCCAGTACGCGCCGCGAGGCGACCCGGCAGAAGCTCTACGAGGCGGCCGTCACACTCATCGCGGAACAGGGCTTCTCCGCGACCACGGTGGACGAGATCGCCGAGCGGGCCGGGGTCGCCAAGGGCACGGTGTACTACAACTTCGCCAGCAAGTCCGTCCTCTTCGAGGAACTGCTGCGGCACGGCGTGGGCCTCCTGACCGCCTCCCTGAGGGAAGCGGCCGAGCGGACGGCGAAGGACGGCGGCACCAAGGTGGCGGCGCTGGACGCGATGATCCGGGCCGGGCTCGTCTTCATCGACCGCTATCCGGCCTTCACGCAGCTGTACGTGGCCGAGCTGTGGCGCACCAACCGGGCCTGGCAGTCCACGCTGCTGGTGGTCCGGCAGGAGGCGGTGGCGGTCGTCGAGGACGTGCTGCGTGGGGGGATCGAGAACGGTGAGTTCAGCGAGGAGATCGATGTGCCGCTGACGGCGGCGGCGCTGGTCGGGATGGTGCTGGTGGCGGCGCTGGACTGGCAGGCGTTCCAGCCGGAGCGTTCGCTGGACGACGTGCACGCGGCGTTGTCGCGGCTGTTGCAGGGGCGGGTGAGCGGGCGTCCGTGA
- a CDS encoding YhgE/Pip family protein: protein MRSPRLAALELRRFGRGKLPRAALVALLLLPLLYGALYLWSFWDPYGRLDRLPVALVNDDKGATAGGKRVDAGDDIVAGLRDSEVFDWHEVSAEEALAGVEDGTYYLSLTMPADFSRRIASSSGDAPETGALQVRTNDANNYIVGQISRTVFSEVRTAASTKASRSFLDRIFISFSDIHGETVKAAGGADKLKNGIGTAEKGSKDLADGLKDAKDGSGDLSSGLTKLTEGAGDLQDGSARVAEGTQALADQVNGIADKLGPFLKDNEKTIGDTARLVADSSAAIRDNLDALVKRAPGAAKGAHLAADTLSEIHERRCETPVLPDAACSDLEKAMDSAADVATIADDLNTVISDYDGDLDKLDGHLATLEEQARALAKDAPHLSEDLDEAVAKINKLNEGAGKVAEGAKALHSGLGTARTGAVDLDEGVGELKTGADDLSGGMYKLVDGSVKLADGLHEGAEQIPDYDERERDARTEVMADPVQLASKSLHKAPNYGTGFAPYFIPLSLWVGAMVAYMLIPPLNRRALAAGASAWRIALAGWLPVLAIGVLQTVALMSVLHWAVGLEMARAAGTVGFLFLVTACFAAIVQWLNARFGAAGRILVLALLMLQLTSAGGTYPVQTSPGFFNALHPYLPMSYIVEALRRLITGGGLGPVWHACVVLAAFTVGALALTALSARRRQVWTLDRLHPELSL from the coding sequence ATGCGTTCGCCGAGGCTGGCCGCGCTTGAGCTGCGGCGGTTCGGCCGGGGGAAGCTGCCCCGGGCCGCCCTGGTGGCGCTTCTGCTGCTGCCGCTGCTGTACGGCGCGCTGTACCTGTGGTCCTTCTGGGACCCGTACGGCCGCCTCGACCGGCTCCCGGTGGCGCTGGTGAACGACGACAAGGGCGCGACCGCCGGCGGGAAGAGGGTCGATGCGGGCGACGACATCGTGGCGGGGCTGCGGGACAGTGAGGTCTTCGACTGGCACGAGGTGAGCGCCGAGGAGGCGCTTGCGGGGGTCGAGGACGGCACGTACTACCTGTCGCTGACCATGCCGGCCGACTTCAGCAGGCGCATCGCCTCCAGCTCGGGCGACGCCCCCGAGACGGGCGCGCTTCAGGTCCGTACGAACGACGCGAACAACTACATCGTCGGGCAGATCTCGCGGACGGTGTTCAGCGAGGTGCGCACGGCGGCGTCCACGAAGGCGTCGCGGTCCTTCCTGGACCGGATCTTCATCTCGTTCTCCGACATCCACGGCGAGACGGTGAAGGCGGCCGGCGGGGCCGACAAGCTCAAGAACGGCATCGGTACGGCCGAGAAGGGCTCCAAGGACCTTGCCGACGGGCTGAAGGACGCCAAGGACGGCAGCGGGGACCTGTCCTCGGGGCTGACGAAGCTCACCGAGGGCGCGGGTGATCTGCAGGACGGTTCGGCACGGGTCGCGGAGGGTACGCAGGCGCTCGCCGACCAGGTCAACGGCATCGCGGACAAGCTGGGGCCCTTCCTGAAGGACAACGAGAAGACCATCGGTGACACGGCGCGGCTGGTCGCCGACTCGTCGGCGGCGATCCGCGACAACCTCGACGCGCTGGTGAAGCGGGCTCCGGGCGCCGCCAAGGGAGCCCATCTGGCCGCCGACACGCTGAGCGAGATCCACGAGAGGCGCTGCGAGACCCCCGTACTGCCCGACGCGGCCTGCTCCGACCTGGAGAAGGCCATGGACTCGGCCGCCGACGTGGCGACGATCGCGGACGACCTCAACACGGTGATCAGCGACTACGACGGCGACCTGGACAAGCTCGACGGGCATCTCGCCACCCTTGAGGAGCAGGCCCGGGCTCTCGCCAAGGACGCCCCGCACCTCTCGGAGGACCTCGACGAGGCCGTAGCGAAGATCAACAAGTTGAACGAGGGTGCCGGGAAGGTCGCCGAGGGCGCCAAGGCTCTGCACTCGGGGCTGGGCACCGCCCGGACCGGCGCGGTGGACCTCGACGAGGGCGTCGGAGAGCTCAAGACGGGCGCGGACGACCTCAGTGGGGGCATGTACAAGCTCGTGGACGGCTCGGTGAAGCTCGCGGACGGGCTGCACGAGGGCGCCGAGCAGATCCCCGACTACGACGAGCGGGAACGCGACGCGCGGACGGAGGTCATGGCGGACCCGGTCCAGCTGGCCTCCAAGTCCCTGCACAAGGCGCCCAACTACGGCACCGGTTTCGCCCCGTACTTCATCCCGCTGTCCCTGTGGGTGGGCGCGATGGTGGCGTACATGCTGATCCCGCCGCTCAACCGGCGGGCGCTGGCCGCCGGAGCGTCGGCCTGGCGGATCGCGCTGGCGGGCTGGCTGCCGGTGCTGGCGATCGGCGTGCTCCAGACGGTGGCCCTGATGTCGGTGCTGCACTGGGCGGTCGGCCTGGAGATGGCGCGGGCGGCCGGGACGGTGGGCTTCCTGTTCCTGGTGACGGCGTGCTTCGCGGCGATCGTCCAGTGGCTGAACGCACGCTTCGGCGCCGCCGGCCGGATCCTGGTGCTCGCCCTGCTGATGCTGCAGCTGACGTCCGCGGGCGGCACGTACCCCGTGCAGACCAGCCCGGGCTTCTTCAACGCGCTGCACCCGTACCTGCCGATGAGCTACATCGTCGAGGCGCTCAGGAGGCTCATCACGGGTGGTGGCCTCGGTCCCGTGTGGCACGCGTGCGTGGTGCTCGCCGCGTTCACCGTGGGCGCCCTCGCGCTGACCGCGCTGTCGGCCCGCCGCCGCCAGGTGTGGACGCTGGACCGGCTGCATCCGGAGCTGAGCCTGTGA
- a CDS encoding ATP-binding cassette domain-containing protein, giving the protein MAGLAVTARDFGLRGPRGWAFRGISFAAEPGSLIAIEGPSGSGRTSLLLALTGRMKATEGMAEVGDARLPKQLAALRRVSALAHVPGVTDLDPALTVGEHLRERALLERRFGVSLRGLLRPRAERAKEAGLRIDAALSDAGLDRDALPKGSRTAVRDLERVEALRLSVALALVGRPRLLGVDDTDLKLSDAERGEVWALLRSLTEAGTTVVAVCSEAPGDAVVVSTERAGSDVPEKSGADGLREGDDEDADPGGAGGGASGERADEENEDDEDDEPGRDGLAVHDDAKEAADAFAEAGRA; this is encoded by the coding sequence GTGGCGGGACTCGCCGTCACCGCCCGCGACTTCGGGCTCAGGGGGCCCCGCGGCTGGGCCTTCCGCGGCATCTCCTTCGCCGCGGAGCCCGGCTCGCTGATCGCGATCGAGGGCCCGTCCGGATCGGGCCGTACGAGCCTGCTGCTCGCGCTCACCGGGCGGATGAAGGCGACCGAGGGGATGGCGGAGGTGGGCGACGCCCGGCTGCCGAAGCAGCTGGCGGCCCTGCGCCGAGTGAGCGCGCTCGCCCACGTCCCCGGTGTCACCGACCTCGACCCGGCCCTGACCGTCGGGGAGCACCTGCGTGAACGAGCGCTGCTGGAGCGCCGGTTCGGCGTCTCACTGCGGGGGCTGCTGCGACCGCGCGCCGAACGCGCGAAGGAGGCAGGGCTGCGGATCGACGCCGCCCTGAGCGACGCCGGACTGGACCGGGATGCCCTGCCCAAGGGCTCGCGGACCGCCGTGCGCGACCTGGAGCGCGTCGAGGCGCTGCGGCTGTCCGTCGCCCTGGCGCTCGTCGGGCGCCCGCGGCTGCTCGGGGTCGACGACACCGACCTCAAGCTCTCCGACGCCGAGCGGGGCGAGGTCTGGGCGCTGCTGAGGTCCCTCACCGAGGCCGGGACGACGGTGGTGGCGGTGTGCAGCGAGGCGCCGGGGGACGCCGTGGTGGTGTCCACCGAGCGGGCCGGGAGCGACGTACCGGAGAAGTCCGGGGCCGACGGCCTGCGCGAAGGCGACGACGAGGACGCGGACCCCGGGGGCGCCGGCGGCGGTGCGTCGGGCGAAAGGGCCGACGAGGAAAACGAGGACGACGAGGACGACGAGCCCGGCCGGGACGGCCTGGCGGTCCACGACGATGCGAAGGAGGCGGCGGATGCGTTCGCCGAGGCTGGCCGCGCTTGA
- a CDS encoding SAV_6107 family HEPN domain-containing protein produces the protein MANSSAAAARRRRATGPAPSLTGPASDVHPVLRRATAPPAALDLLAQARAGLEEAAVLETPNERYATAHLAALRTAAAVLAARGRPESNPRRRARIRSAWEVLPEIAPELTEWSALFASGARRRARAEAGIQGAASRRDADDLIRDVAMFVRLVERMLVLQPVLPPPRPDAG, from the coding sequence ATGGCCAACTCGTCCGCAGCCGCCGCCCGTCGGCGCCGCGCCACCGGCCCTGCCCCCTCACTGACCGGCCCGGCGAGCGACGTGCACCCCGTGCTCCGCCGGGCCACGGCCCCGCCCGCCGCCCTCGACCTGCTCGCCCAGGCCCGCGCCGGGCTCGAAGAGGCAGCAGTCCTCGAAACGCCGAACGAGCGCTACGCCACCGCCCACCTCGCCGCCCTGCGCACCGCCGCCGCCGTGCTGGCCGCGCGGGGCCGCCCGGAGTCCAACCCCCGGCGCCGGGCCCGGATCCGCAGCGCCTGGGAAGTGCTCCCCGAGATCGCACCCGAGCTCACCGAGTGGAGCGCGCTGTTCGCCTCGGGGGCCCGGCGCCGCGCCCGGGCCGAGGCGGGCATCCAGGGCGCGGCCAGCCGCCGGGACGCCGACGACCTGATACGGGACGTGGCGATGTTCGTCCGCCTCGTCGAACGGATGCTGGTGCTCCAGCCGGTCCTCCCGCCGCCCCGCCCGGACGCGGGCTGA
- a CDS encoding class I SAM-dependent methyltransferase, translating into MSDPMRPRTSLRTAVVWEVLQDALDRRVKATGRESLDVLDTGGGSGKFAVPVAGLGHRVTVVDPSPNALFALERRAAEAGVADRVKGVQGDAHGLFDVVERGGYDAVLCHGVLEYVDDPAEGVRNAVAALRTEGLLSLLAAGLGGAVLARALAGHFKEAKQALDDPNGRWGSGDPMPRRFTAEQLTGLVEGAGLAVTAVHGVRVFADLVPGVLVDTEPGAMDALLKLEAAAAELPAFHAVATQLHVLGETQASAGA; encoded by the coding sequence GTGTCGGACCCGATGCGCCCCCGCACCTCTCTCCGTACCGCCGTGGTGTGGGAGGTCCTCCAGGACGCCCTGGACCGCCGGGTGAAGGCCACGGGCCGGGAGTCGCTGGACGTCCTCGACACCGGAGGCGGCAGCGGCAAGTTCGCCGTGCCCGTCGCCGGCCTCGGCCATCGGGTCACCGTCGTCGACCCCAGCCCGAACGCGCTGTTCGCCCTGGAGCGCCGCGCCGCCGAGGCCGGCGTCGCCGACCGGGTGAAGGGCGTGCAGGGCGACGCCCACGGCCTGTTCGACGTGGTCGAGCGCGGCGGCTACGACGCGGTGCTGTGCCACGGCGTCCTGGAGTACGTGGACGACCCCGCCGAAGGCGTCCGCAACGCGGTGGCCGCCCTGCGCACCGAGGGCCTCCTCAGCCTGCTCGCCGCCGGGCTGGGCGGCGCCGTGCTCGCGCGTGCCCTCGCGGGCCACTTCAAGGAGGCCAAGCAGGCCCTCGACGACCCGAACGGGCGCTGGGGCTCGGGTGACCCGATGCCGCGCCGCTTCACCGCCGAGCAGCTCACCGGCCTGGTGGAGGGCGCCGGCCTCGCCGTCACCGCCGTGCACGGCGTCCGGGTCTTCGCCGACCTCGTCCCCGGCGTGCTGGTGGACACCGAGCCCGGCGCCATGGACGCCCTGCTCAAGCTGGAGGCCGCCGCGGCCGAGCTGCCCGCGTTTCACGCCGTGGCCACGCAGCTTCATGTGCTCGGTGAAACGCAAGCGTCTGCCGGGGCCTGA